In a single window of the Agrobacterium vitis genome:
- a CDS encoding ATP-binding protein, with translation MTDMLADLLREVTRLADAMERLAGPAPALNDWSAADCFVWHPANLHLQPVPRPNRVALGLIRGVDRVRDILHENTERFALGFAANNVLLWGARGMGKSSLVKAVHADIVKATGVRLKLVEVHREDIASLPTLMDLLKNSDERVLLFCDDLSFDHDDTAYKSLKAALDGGIEGRPDNVLFYATSNRRHLLPRHMMENEQSTAINPSEAVEEKVSLSDRFGLWLGFHKCSQDDYLTMIDGYAAHFKLPLPPEQLHAEALEWATTRGARSGRVAWQYIQDLAGRLRVELGR, from the coding sequence ATGACCGATATGCTGGCTGATCTGCTGCGGGAAGTGACCCGGCTCGCCGATGCCATGGAACGGTTGGCCGGTCCCGCCCCTGCGCTCAACGACTGGAGCGCAGCCGATTGCTTCGTCTGGCATCCGGCAAACCTGCACCTGCAACCCGTACCAAGACCCAACCGCGTCGCACTTGGCCTGATCAGGGGTGTCGACCGGGTGCGTGATATCCTGCATGAAAACACCGAACGGTTCGCGCTGGGCTTTGCCGCCAACAATGTTCTGCTGTGGGGCGCGCGCGGCATGGGCAAATCCTCGCTGGTCAAGGCAGTGCATGCCGATATCGTAAAGGCCACCGGCGTGCGGCTGAAACTGGTGGAAGTACACCGCGAAGACATCGCCTCCCTACCCACGCTGATGGACCTGCTGAAAAACAGCGACGAGCGGGTGCTGCTGTTTTGCGACGATCTTTCCTTCGACCATGACGATACCGCCTATAAATCGCTGAAAGCGGCATTGGATGGCGGTATTGAAGGCCGCCCGGACAATGTGCTGTTTTACGCCACGTCCAACCGCCGCCACCTCCTGCCCCGGCATATGATGGAAAACGAGCAATCGACCGCCATCAACCCGTCAGAAGCCGTTGAGGAAAAGGTCTCGCTCTCCGATCGGTTTGGCCTCTGGCTCGGCTTTCATAAATGCAGCCAGGACGACTACCTGACGATGATCGACGGCTATGCCGCACATTTCAAGCTGCCGCTGCCGCCTGAGCAATTGCACGCCGAGGCACTGGAATGGGCCACCACGCGAGGGGCGCGTTCCGGCCGTGTCGCCTGGCAGTATATTCAGGATCTGGCCGGGCGATTGCGGGTCGAACTCGGACGGTAG
- the yajC gene encoding preprotein translocase subunit YajC → MFITQAFAQDAAPAAGGMGSGFEMLLLFAPLMVIWYFLLIRPQRNQLKKREATLSAIRRGDQVVLGGGLIGKVTKVTDDKELEVEIADGVKVKALRSLIAEVRVKGEPVKAEIAKTDGTKSES, encoded by the coding sequence ATGTTCATAACACAGGCATTCGCTCAGGATGCAGCACCTGCCGCTGGCGGGATGGGGTCCGGGTTTGAAATGCTGCTGCTTTTCGCACCCTTGATGGTGATCTGGTATTTCCTGCTGATCCGCCCGCAGCGCAACCAGCTCAAGAAGCGGGAAGCAACGCTGTCGGCTATTCGCCGTGGTGACCAGGTGGTTCTGGGCGGCGGCCTGATCGGCAAGGTGACCAAGGTCACTGACGATAAGGAACTGGAAGTCGAAATTGCCGATGGCGTCAAAGTCAAGGCGCTGCGCAGCCTGATCGCCGAAGTGCGCGTCAAGGGCGAGCCGGTCAAGGCTGAGATTGCCAAAACCGATGGGACAAAGTCCGAGTCCTGA